Proteins encoded within one genomic window of Pygocentrus nattereri isolate fPygNat1 chromosome 11, fPygNat1.pri, whole genome shotgun sequence:
- the LOC108412013 gene encoding zinc finger protein 664-like, with protein MISCWKSSAQLAHIPTRFKFSITKKSALYVTMLKPGEVKYEDTEVPVPEPEELKYEDVVLPVRKLEEVICEDVVLPVSLNKQQTSATAHHTNTSNREMQKTTGKERSHHCLQCRMRFSDQSSLQRHKRIHTGEKPYYCSYCGESFVLLSHLQLHQRIHAGEKLYDESQFEKSVNERNAKTPEHIQSREKLHQCSDCGKTFNRHCYLQLHQRVHTGEKPYQCSDCGKSFNRRSCLHIHQSVHTGNKPHHCPDCGKTFNRRSHLQRHQRIHTGDMPFGCSECGKSFNHQLHLQIHQRTHTGERPYQCSECGKRFNQKSHLLRHERFHTGEKPHRCSECGKGFSLQSHLQTHKRIHTGERPYHCLECGRTFSILSHFQEHQRTHTGERPYHCSECGKSFNRQSNLKLHQRIHTGEKPYHCSECGKNFNQRSHIQRHLRVHTGEKPYYCSECGKSFRYTSTIKKHSCNKTVIEIPNT; from the coding sequence ATGATCTCTTGTTGGAAGTCTTCTGCTCAGCTTGCTCACATTCCTACACGATTTAAATTCTCCATCACAAAGAAGTCGGCGCTATATGTCACAATGCTGAAACCAGGAGAGGTTAAATATGAGGATACAGAGGTGCCAGTGCCTGAACCTGAAGAGCTTAAATATGAAGATGTGGTGCTGCCAGTTCGGAAACTGGAGGAGGTTATATGTGAGGATGTGGTGCTGCCAGTGAGTTTGAATAAACAGCAAACATCTGCTACTGCTCACCACACTAACACCTCCAACAGAGAAATGCAGAAAACTACAGGAAAGGAGAGATCTCACCACTGCCTACAGTGCAGGATGCGCTTTAGTGATCAGAGTAGCCTCCAGCGACAcaagcgcattcacacaggagagaaaccatattaCTGTTCATACTGTGGCGAAAGTTTTGTTCTACTAAGTCATCTCCAACTGCACCAGCGCATTCATGCAGGAGAGAAGTTGTACGACGAGTCACAGTTTGAGAAGAGTGTTAATGAGAGGAATGCCAAAACACCTGAGCACATTCAATCAAGAGAGAAGCTGCATCAgtgctcagactgtgggaagaCTTTTAATCGCCATTGTTATCTTCAACTACACCAGAGagttcacacaggagagaaaccgtatcagtgctcagactgtgggaagagttttaatcgaCGTAGTTGCCTTCATATACACCAGAGTGTTCACACAGGGAACAAGCCACATCATTGCCCAGACTGTGGCAAGACTTTTAACAGACGAAGTCATCTCCaaagacaccagcgcattcacacgggAGATATGCCGTTCGGGTGCTCAGAGTGTGGTAAGAGCTTCAATCATCAGCTTCATCTCCAAATACACCAACGGACTCACACCGGAGAGAGGCCGTATCAGTGCTCGGAGTGCGGGAAGAGGTTTAATCAAAAGAGTCATCTCCTGCGACACGAACGAtttcacaccggagagaagccACATCgatgctcagagtgtgggaagggTTTTTCTCTACAAAGTCATCTCCAAACGCACAAGCGCATTCACACCGGAGAGAGGCCGTATCACTGCTTAGAGTGCGGGAGGACTTTTAGCATACTAAGTCATTTCCAAGAACACCAGCGCACTCACACCGGAGAGaggccgtatcactgctcagagtgtgggaagagctttaATCGACAGAGTAATCTCAAactacaccagcgcattcacaccggagagaagccgtatcactgctcggAGTGCGGGAAGAATTTTAATCAGCGGAGTCATATCCAAAGACACCTGCgtgttcacacaggagagaagccgtattatTGTTCGGAATGTGGGAAGAGCTTTAGATATACAAGTACTATAAAGAAACACAGCTGCAATAAAACCGTCATAGAGATTCCTAACACATGA